From the bacterium genome, one window contains:
- the cheB gene encoding chemotaxis-specific protein-glutamate methyltransferase CheB, which yields MTDKSEKIRILIVDDSTMICSFWKMQLSKENDFFVAGVTHNGNQALEFLKDTPVDIILLDIEMPEMDGLTLLPLITKQYPKTKVLMVSAYTEQGSSQTIKALLMGASDYVTKPSTTDLGTEPELIVATLTTKIRAISETKEHIPTTTISHKSQASIKPSAIVIAASTGGPNALISFLKALRPQFEKPIFIVQHMPSMMIDSLAERITKSTSRPCIQPIDKNPIFDGNVYLAPGDSHMMLEYNQITTHIRLYDGPEENYCKPSADPLFRSAANVYRDKLLGVVLTGMGEDGKRGSIEIVKKHGIVIAQDEASSTVWGMPGAVVKENLASAIGTPECLASLIK from the coding sequence ATGACAGACAAATCTGAAAAAATCAGGATACTTATTGTTGATGACTCAACAATGATCTGCTCGTTTTGGAAAATGCAATTGTCCAAGGAAAATGATTTTTTTGTTGCTGGCGTGACCCATAATGGCAACCAAGCACTGGAATTTTTAAAAGATACTCCTGTTGATATTATTTTGTTAGATATCGAAATGCCAGAAATGGATGGACTTACCCTTCTTCCTCTTATTACAAAACAATACCCTAAAACGAAGGTACTTATGGTTAGTGCCTACACAGAGCAAGGCTCATCTCAAACCATAAAAGCACTTCTGATGGGAGCCTCTGATTATGTAACAAAGCCGTCAACTACTGATCTTGGCACAGAGCCTGAGCTAATTGTTGCAACTCTCACAACTAAAATTAGAGCTATATCAGAAACAAAAGAGCACATACCTACTACAACTATTTCTCATAAATCTCAGGCATCTATCAAGCCAAGCGCCATTGTTATTGCTGCAAGCACGGGTGGCCCCAATGCTCTTATTTCCTTTTTAAAAGCTCTACGTCCTCAGTTTGAAAAACCTATTTTTATTGTCCAGCACATGCCCAGCATGATGATTGACTCACTCGCTGAACGAATAACAAAATCCACTTCTCGCCCCTGTATTCAACCAATTGATAAAAATCCCATCTTTGATGGCAATGTTTATTTAGCACCCGGTGATTCACACATGATGCTTGAGTACAACCAGATTACTACACATATAAGACTCTACGATGGACCGGAAGAAAATTATTGCAAGCCATCAGCCGATCCTCTTTTTAGAAGCGCTGCCAATGTTTATCGAGATAAATTACTGGGAGTTGTCCTTACAGGAATGGGTGAAGATGGGAAACGCGGGAGCATAGAAATAGTAAAAAAGCATGGGATTGTTATTGCTCAAGATGAAGCCAGCAGCACAGTATGGGGCATGCCAGGTGCTGTTGTAAAAGAAAATTTAGCATCAGCAATAGGAACACCGGAATGTTTAGCCTCACTGATTAAATAA
- a CDS encoding protein-glutamate O-methyltransferase CheR, whose translation MSTEDLAIATLKQIIYDKSGNKIDNANPNFLSVRLHTLLEQHKVDSLAELLKLISTNNDILDDVIDLATTHESLFFRDDLFFKSLSEAIFPYFYKARESTKKLRIWSAASSYGQEATSLAISLITHPCDFSGWDIQILGTDISKNVIKRANSGIYTHYEVQRGLSCHLLARFFERADAGWKIKDELKKMTRFENLNLLNSFQHLGEFDIVLIRNVLIYFEPDIKKRILENINSLLPTDGCLGLGGPETTLGITNVFKTWEGLQCSLYQKNPL comes from the coding sequence ATGTCGACTGAAGACTTAGCCATAGCCACTTTAAAACAAATTATCTACGATAAAAGTGGAAATAAAATTGATAACGCGAATCCAAATTTTTTATCGGTAAGACTGCATACTTTACTTGAACAACACAAAGTTGATTCTCTTGCAGAACTCTTAAAACTCATATCTACCAATAACGATATTTTAGATGATGTGATTGATCTAGCTACCACTCATGAATCACTATTTTTTAGAGATGATCTTTTTTTTAAAAGCTTAAGCGAAGCTATATTTCCATATTTTTATAAAGCACGTGAAAGCACAAAAAAACTCCGTATTTGGTCGGCCGCCAGTTCATACGGCCAAGAAGCCACCTCGCTTGCCATCAGTTTAATAACTCATCCCTGCGATTTTAGTGGCTGGGATATCCAGATACTGGGTACCGATATATCAAAAAATGTTATTAAACGTGCAAACAGTGGCATATACACACACTATGAGGTGCAACGCGGCTTATCTTGCCATTTATTGGCTCGTTTTTTTGAAAGGGCCGATGCCGGATGGAAAATTAAAGATGAACTAAAAAAAATGACCCGCTTTGAAAACCTGAACCTGCTCAACTCATTTCAGCATTTGGGAGAGTTTGATATTGTTCTCATTAGAAACGTACTGATTTATTTTGAACCTGATATAAAAAAGAGAATACTGGAAAATATCAACTCACTACTGCCTACCGACGGCTGTCTTGGACTGGGAGGCCCCGAAACAACATTAGGAATTACCAATGTCTTTAAAACATGGGAAGGCTTGCAGTGCTCGTTGTATCAAAAAAATCCGCTATAA